Genomic DNA from Amycolatopsis alba DSM 44262:
CGACGGCGTTGCGTGCGATCAAGAAGGTCGACCCCGACGCGGGCGAAATCGAAAAATACCAGCTCAGCCGGTTTCAGACGTTGTTCATGGCGGGTGAACGACTCGATCCGGAGACCTATCACTGGGCGCACGACAAGCTCGGTGTGCCGGTGATCGACCACTGGTGGCAGACCGAGACCGGCTGGCCGATCGCGGCGAATCCGCGCGGGCTGGAACCGATGCCGGTCAAACCCGGTTCCGCGACGAAACCGGTGCCGGGCTGGGACGTGCGGATCCTGGACCAGGCGGGCGATCCGCTCCCCGCCGGCCGGGAAGGCGCCATCGCGATCAAACTACCGCTCCCGCCGGGATCGTTGCCGACGCTGTGGCAGGACGACGAGCGGTATCGCGAGGCGTATCTTTCGCGGTACGAAGGCCACTACCTGACGGGTGACTCCGGATACGTCGACGAAGACGGCTACCTGTTCGTCATGGGCCGCACCGACGATGTCATCAACGTCGCGGGCCACCGGCTTTCGACCGGTTCGATGGAGGCGGTGCTGGCGTCCCACACCGCCGTCGCCGAATGCGCGGTGATCGGCGTCCGTGACCAGCTCAAGGGGCAGCTTCCGCGCGGTTTCGTGGTGCTGAAGTCGGGGGTCGACGTCGACGCCGAAACCCTCAAGGCCGAATTGGTCGCGCTGGTGCGGCGCGACATCGGGCCGGTCGCCGCGTTCCGTGACGTGTCCATTGTGGACGCGCTGCCGAAGACGCGGTCCGGGAAGATCCTGCGCAAGACCATGCGCGGCATCGCCGACGGCCGCGACGAGCAGGTGCCGTCGACGATCGAGGACGCGAGTGTTCTCGATGCCCTGAAAGCGGTTCTGCGTGGCGAGTGAACCAATGACCGGTACGTATTCCTAGTCCGATCGGGTGTTGTCCCCTTTGCCCTATTGGTCTATACCTCTATGAGCAGAGAGTCTCCAGTTCCCCGACCGGAGGTGCTCCATGAGTAAACGCCTGTCCACGACCGTGCTCGGCGTGGCGGTCCTGAGCCTCGTCACGTTCGGCCTGCCCGCGACGGCGAGCGCGGCACAGCACGCGAAGGCCGAACGGACCGTCACCGACGTCGTCCCCGCGCCTGTCGACGCGAAGCCCGATCCCCGCGCGAACTTCCGGCTCAGCCCCTCGACCGTCATCCGCTCCGACCGCGACGGCAGACAAGTCGCCGAATACCTGGCCGGACTCCTCCGGCCCGCCACCGGCTACCGGCTGCCCGTCGTCAGCGACCACCGCGGTGGCGGCGGCCCCGCCATCTCGCTCGAAACCGGCCACGCGAGCGACCGCGTCGGCACCGAGGGCTACCAGCTCAAGGTGTCGTCCTCCGGCGTGAGCTTGCGGGCGAACACCGACAAGGGCCTGTTCTCCGGCGTGCAGACGCTGCGTCAGCTGTTCCCGTCGGCGATCGAAGCGACCACCGTCCAGAAGCGCTCGTGGGTGGTCTCGGGCGGAACAGTGCTCGACTACCCGCGCTTCGGCTACCGCAGCGCGATGCTCGACGTCGCCCGGCACTTCTTCACGCCGGCGCAGGTCAAGCTCTACATCGACCAGATCGCGCAGTACAAGATCAACACCCTCCACCTGCACCTGAGCGACGACCAGGGCTGGCGGATCGAGATCAAGAGCTGGCCGAAGCTGGCGACCTTCGGCGGGCAGACCGCCGTCGGCGGCGGCCCCGGCGGGTACTACACCCAGGACCAGTACACGGACATCGTGCGCTACGCGGCTTCGCGGCAGATCACGGTCGTTCCCGAGATCGACATGCCAGGCCACACCAACGCAGCACAGGCCTCGTACGCCGAGCTGAACTGTGACGGCAAAGCGGTACCGCTGCGCACGGACATCGAGGTCGGCTACAGCTCGCTGTGCATCAACAAGGACATCACTTACACCTTCGTCGACGACGTCCTGCGCGAACTGTCGGCGATCACCCCCGGCAAGTACCTCAACATCGGGGGCGACGAGGCGCACGCGACCACTCCGGAGGACTACCAGACCTTCGCCAAGAAGGTGCAGCCGCTCGTCGCGAAGTACGGCAAGCAGATCACCGGCTGGCATGACATCGCCAAGACGAATCCGCCGGTTTCGGCCGTCCCGCAGTTCTGGGGCACGACCGGTTCGGACGCGAACGTCGCCGCGGCCGCGGCACGGGGCAACAAGATCCTGATGTCGCCCGCGAACAAGGCCTACATGGACATGAAGTACAACGCGCAGACACCGCTCGGGCTGAGCTGGGCCGGGTTCATCGAGGTCAAGACCGGTTACGACTGGGATCCGGCCACGTACCTGCAGGGCGTGACGGAGAACAACGTCATCGGCGTCGAGGCGCCACTGTGGTCGGAAACGCTCGTGACCAGTGACAACATCGAGTTCATGGCGTTCCCGAGGTTGCCGGGTTACGCCGAGATCGGCTGGTCGCCGAAGGATTCCCGAACCTGGGACGCCTACCGGCTCCGGCTGGGCAAGCAGAGCCCGCGCTGGGTTCAGCAGGGCATCGACTTCTACCGGTCCACTCAGGTCGTCTGGGAGTAGTCGAGACGTTCGGTGATGGCGGCGCGGGCCAGTGCGTAGGGCTCCGTGCCGCCGAACATCACCGAATCGGCGTTCGCGGCCCGGCCGAGGGCGTGCAGTTCGAAGGCCAGCCGCTCCACGTCGACGGACGCGCCCAGCTGTCCCAGCTGCCGCGCTTCGACGGCGGTGGAGCGGATGAACTGGGCGAAGGCCCGGCTCCCCTTCGCCACGGCGTCGTGGACCCGGCCGGTCCGCGCGTCGAATTCGGCGCCGACGTTGAAGAAGAAACAGCCGCCGGGGAACACCCGGCGTTCCGAGTAGTCCAGCCAGTTCGCGCACAGCGCGCGCAGCCGGGCGATCCCCGGCTCGACCGTCAGCGTCGGCTCGACGACGTTCTCCGCGAAGATCGCGCTCGCCGTCTCGACCGTCGCGAGCTGCAACTCCTCCTTCGAGCCGAACAACGCGAACACGCCGGATTTGCTCAGTTCCAATTCGGTGGCGAGCCTGCCGAGGGACAACCCGTCGAGCCCTTCGACGGACGCGATGTCGACAGCGCGCCGGAGCACGATCCGCCGCGTCGCGTCGCCGCGGGCCACCCGGCCGTCACCCGGCATTCCGTTCCTCTCGCCGCCGTTTCGCCGATTCCAGGCCGCCACGGTACTGCTGCGAAAGTGACGGCGTCGCGAGCACCCGGTCCACCAGCGCCCAGTACGTGGCGCGGCGATCGTCGTCCAGCTGGGCGACGTTGGTGAACGACGCGACGTACACCTCGGCGATGGTCGGATTCGCCGGATCGCGTTCTTCGAGCGCCATGCGCCCCGAAGTCGGGACCTCGCCGGTCCGGAGCACTCGCAGGTACCAGCCGCTGCGGCCGGAATCGATCATCGCCGGGACGACGTCCTTGCGGCCGGTCTTCATCGCGAGCTTGAAACACGGCATCCGCGGCTGCGAGACCTGGACCAGCGCGTCTCCCCAGGACCAGACGTCGCCGATGCGGACCTCGAACTCGTCCGCGCCCTCGACCGACAGGTTCTCCCCGAAGTCGCCCGCGGCGGCCTCGAAACCCAGCTCCGACCAGGCCGCGTAGTGCGGCGCCGGATAGACGTAGACCGCTTTGTCGACACCGCCGTGGACGGTACGGTCCGCCTGGTCGTCCCCGGCCAGATTGATCTCACCGAGTTCCAGGAAGTGCGCCTCCACCCGCGACTTCGAGATCGCGCTGTACACCGGGACGTCGCGTTTCGTCCCCAGCAAGGACGGCCGCCCGACGAAGACCTCGTTCACCTCGATCGCACTCATACCCTAGAAAATAGCACGACCGTTCGTATATGTTGCCGGAATGGACTTCCACGCGTTGACGACAAGGGCACATCAGGCGGCGGGCAAGACGATCGCCGGGATCGGCACGGACGACTGGGGCCGCTCGACCCCCTGCGCCGAGTGGGCCGTCCGTGACGTCGTGAAACACCTGATCGACAACAACGAGCACCGCGCCGCGCAGGCGTCCGGCCGTCCCAGGAAGACCCGGCCGACGGCGGACGCCGACCTCGTCAGGTCCTACGAGGAAAGTTCCGCCGAGTTCCTCGCGGCCTTCGACTCCCAGGCCCTGGAAAAGACCTTCGACTTCGGGACCTTCGGCCCGCTGCCGGGGAAGAACGCCCTGGCCGTGCTGTTCGTCGACAATCTCGTCCACGACTGGGACCTCGACGCCGCACTCGGCCGCGAACACCGCTGGGACGACGAACTCGCGACGGCCGCGTTGCGCGTGGCGAGCCGCTATCCCGACGTGATGCCGGTTCGCGGGCCCGGCGGCGCCTTCGACCACGCTGTCGAGGCACCGCCGGGCGCCGGGTCCGGTGCCCGGCTCATCGCGTTGCTGGGCCGTTCAATTCCGCCGATTCCTCGTCGCTGAACAACCGGGAACGGACCAGGAAGCGGACTCCTTCCGGCGCCTCCAAGGAAAATCCGCTTCCGCGGCCGGGGACGACGTCGATGGTCAAATGCGTGTGCTTCCAGTACTCGAACTGCGGCCCCGACATCCACACCGGGACGTCCTCGATCCCCTCGACGACCAGGTCGCCGAGGCGGACGTCGGACACCCCGGTGCGGAATTCGCCCGCCGGGTAGCACATCGGCGCGCTTCCGTCGCAGCATCCGCCGGACTGGTGGAACATCACCGGTCCGTGGAGCGACACCAGCCGCCGCAGCAGATCCGCGGCGGCCGATGTCAAGCCGACCCGCTCGGTCATCAGAAGAACCCGAGCGCACTGTCCGAATAGGACACCAGCATGTTCTTGGTCTGCTGGTAGTGGTCCAGCATCATCTTGTGGTTTTCGCGCCCGATCCCGGACGCCTTGTAGCCGCCGAAGGCCGCGTGCGCCGGGTAGGCGTGGTAGTTGTTCACCCACACCCGGCCCGCCTGGATGTCGCGGCCTGCCCGGTAGGCGGTGTTGCCGTCCCGCGACCAGACACCGGCGCCGAGGCCGTACAGGGTGTCGTTGGCGATCTTCAGCGCGTCGGCGTAGTCGTCGAACTTCGCCACCGAAACCACGGGTCCGAAGATCTCCTCCTGGAAGATCCGCATCTTGTTGTCGCCTTCGAAGACCGTCGGCTGCACGTAGTACCCGCCGGACAGTTCGCCGCCGAGGTCGCTGCGTTCGCCACCGGTGAGGATCTTCGCGCCTTCCTTCACCCCGATGTCGATGTAGGAAAGGATCTTCTCCAGCTGGTCGTTGGAGGCCTGCGCGCCGATCTGCGTCTCGGTGTCGAGCGGGTGGCCCTGCTTGATCTTCTTGACGCGCTCGACGGCGTCGCCGAGGAACCGGTCGTAGATGCCGGACTGGATCAGCGCCCGCGACGGGCAGGTGCAGACCTCGCCCTGGTTCAGCGCGAAGAGCGCGAAGCCCTCCTGCGCCTTGTCGTAGAAGGCGTCGTTGGCCGCGGCGACGTCGTCGAAGAAGATGTTCGGGCTCTTGCCGCCGAGTTCGACGGTGACCGGGATGATGTTCTCGCTGGCGTACTGCAGGATCAGC
This window encodes:
- the exaC gene encoding acetaldehyde dehydrogenase ExaC — encoded protein: MAKYAAPNTEGSVVSYESRYDHYIGGEYVPPSSGQYFENPTPVTGQVFTEVARGTAADIDRALDAAEGAAAAWGRTSVDERSNVLLKIADRMEQHLEAIAVAESWENGKPVRETLAADIPLAIDHFRYFAGALRAQEGGISQIDDNTVAYHFHEPLGVVGQIIPWNFPLLMAVWKLAPALAAGNAIVLKPAEQTPASIHLLMSLIGDLIPPGVLNIVNGFGVEAGKPLASSNRVRKVAFTGETTTGRLILQYASENIIPVTVELGGKSPNIFFDDVAAANDAFYDKAQEGFALFALNQGEVCTCPSRALIQSGIYDRFLGDAVERVKKIKQGHPLDTETQIGAQASNDQLEKILSYIDIGVKEGAKILTGGERSDLGGELSGGYYVQPTVFEGDNKMRIFQEEIFGPVVSVAKFDDYADALKIANDTLYGLGAGVWSRDGNTAYRAGRDIQAGRVWVNNYHAYPAHAAFGGYKASGIGRENHKMMLDHYQQTKNMLVSYSDSALGFF
- a CDS encoding TIGR03086 family metal-binding protein, which produces MDFHALTTRAHQAAGKTIAGIGTDDWGRSTPCAEWAVRDVVKHLIDNNEHRAAQASGRPRKTRPTADADLVRSYEESSAEFLAAFDSQALEKTFDFGTFGPLPGKNALAVLFVDNLVHDWDLDAALGREHRWDDELATAALRVASRYPDVMPVRGPGGAFDHAVEAPPGAGSGARLIALLGRSIPPIPRR
- a CDS encoding MOSC domain-containing protein — encoded protein: MSAIEVNEVFVGRPSLLGTKRDVPVYSAISKSRVEAHFLELGEINLAGDDQADRTVHGGVDKAVYVYPAPHYAAWSELGFEAAAGDFGENLSVEGADEFEVRIGDVWSWGDALVQVSQPRMPCFKLAMKTGRKDVVPAMIDSGRSGWYLRVLRTGEVPTSGRMALEERDPANPTIAEVYVASFTNVAQLDDDRRATYWALVDRVLATPSLSQQYRGGLESAKRRREERNAG
- a CDS encoding beta-N-acetylhexosaminidase, with the protein product MSKRLSTTVLGVAVLSLVTFGLPATASAAQHAKAERTVTDVVPAPVDAKPDPRANFRLSPSTVIRSDRDGRQVAEYLAGLLRPATGYRLPVVSDHRGGGGPAISLETGHASDRVGTEGYQLKVSSSGVSLRANTDKGLFSGVQTLRQLFPSAIEATTVQKRSWVVSGGTVLDYPRFGYRSAMLDVARHFFTPAQVKLYIDQIAQYKINTLHLHLSDDQGWRIEIKSWPKLATFGGQTAVGGGPGGYYTQDQYTDIVRYAASRQITVVPEIDMPGHTNAAQASYAELNCDGKAVPLRTDIEVGYSSLCINKDITYTFVDDVLRELSAITPGKYLNIGGDEAHATTPEDYQTFAKKVQPLVAKYGKQITGWHDIAKTNPPVSAVPQFWGTTGSDANVAAAAARGNKILMSPANKAYMDMKYNAQTPLGLSWAGFIEVKTGYDWDPATYLQGVTENNVIGVEAPLWSETLVTSDNIEFMAFPRLPGYAEIGWSPKDSRTWDAYRLRLGKQSPRWVQQGIDFYRSTQVVWE
- a CDS encoding TetR/AcrR family transcriptional regulator encodes the protein MPGDGRVARGDATRRIVLRRAVDIASVEGLDGLSLGRLATELELSKSGVFALFGSKEELQLATVETASAIFAENVVEPTLTVEPGIARLRALCANWLDYSERRVFPGGCFFFNVGAEFDARTGRVHDAVAKGSRAFAQFIRSTAVEARQLGQLGASVDVERLAFELHALGRAANADSVMFGGTEPYALARAAITERLDYSQTT
- a CDS encoding DUF779 domain-containing protein: MTERVGLTSAAADLLRRLVSLHGPVMFHQSGGCCDGSAPMCYPAGEFRTGVSDVRLGDLVVEGIEDVPVWMSGPQFEYWKHTHLTIDVVPGRGSGFSLEAPEGVRFLVRSRLFSDEESAELNGPATR